TCCTTTTTGAATCGATTCACAAATATCTTTAGCTTTTAAAACTTGAATATTCCATTTTGTTACAGGAATAGAAATATCTATGATATTTGTTTCTTGAAAAGCATCAGTTCCCAATAAATGAGAAGACACTTGTCCAGTAATACAAACAATAGGGGTACTATCTATCAAAGCATCTGCTAATCCAGTAATTAAATTGGTAGCACCTGGACCTGAGGTCGTAAAACACACTCCAATTTTTCCAGTGGCCCTAGCATATCCTTGCGCTGCATGAATAGATCCTTGTTCATGACGCATGAGAATATGCGAAATAGAATTTAAGTAATCGTGTAAAGAATCATATATAGGCATAATAGCCCCGCCTGGATATCCAAATATATATTCTACCTCTTCATATAAGAGCGTTTTTATTACTATTTCTGAACCATAGAATAACTTTTTTTCCATATATATATACTAAAATTGATCTGTGATGCATCCAGTGGAAGCTGGAGATACCATTTTTGTATATTTGTGTAGATATCCTTTTTGAACTTTTAGTAAAGGAGGGACCCATGATCTTCTTCTTTTTTGTATTTCTTCATCCTCCACTTCAAGAGTCATGGTATTATTTTCTGTATCTATTTTAATAAAATCATTATTTTGTACTAAAGCAATCAATCCTCCAGATTGTGCTTCTGGAGTTATATGTCCTACAACGAAACCATGTGATCCTCCTGAAAATCTACCATCTGTAATAAGAGCTACTTTTTTTCCTAATCCAGATCCCATAATATAAGATGTTGGCTTTAACATTTCTGGCATTCCTGGTCCTCCTATTGGCCCTACATATCGAATAACAATGACAGATCCAGGTAAAATTTTATTATTCAAAATAGCTTGATTGGCTTCTTCTTCCGAATCAAAAACATTAGCGATCCCCCTAAAAATAGTTCCTTCTTTTCCAGTAATTTTAGCTACAGATCCTTGAGGGGATAAATTTCCATATAAAATTCTAATATGTCCGTTTTTTTTGATGGGATTATCTATAGGATAAATAATTTTTTGATTAAAAGTTATATCGGGAATATTTTTCATATTTTCAAATAATGTTTTTCCAGTAACAGTTAAACAATCTCCTGATAATATTCCTTCATTTAACAAATATTTTATAATAATAGGCATACCTCCTACATACATATGAATATCTTCCATTAAGAAAATTCCACTAGGTTTAAGATTTCCAATTATAGGGATTTGATTGCTAATTTTTTGAAAATCTTTTAAAGAAAAATTAATATTTGCTGATTTAGCGATGGCCAAAAAATGTAAAACTAAATTAGTAGATCCTCCCAAACACATAGCTAATTTTACTCCATTTTCTATAGATGTTTTTGTTACAATATCTTTTGGTTTAATTCCTTTTTTTAATAGATTTTCAATATATATGGAAACTTCTTTGCATTCTATTTTTTTATTTTTACTTGTTGAAGGAGAAGAAGAGGAGTAAGGAAGCATCATCCCCATGGCTTCGAAAGCAGAAGCCATAGTATTTGCTGTATACATACCTCCACAAGCTCCTGGTCCAGGACAGGAATTTTTTACGATATTTTTATATTCATTTTCAGTAATTTGACAGGTATTTTTTTTTCCTAAGGCTTCAAAAGAAGAAACGACATCTAATTTTTTTCCATTGTAATAACCGGAAGAAATGCTTCCTCCATATACAATTATAGACGGTCTATTCAATCTTAATAAAGCTATCATAACTCCTGGTATATTTTTATCACATCCAGGTATAGCTATTATCCCATCATAATGATGAGAATCTACTACAGTTTCTATACTATCTGCTATTAATTCTCTAGAAGGAAGTGAATATCTCATTCCTAATGTTCCCATGGTAATTCCATCACTGACTCCAATAGTAGTAAATTGAAATCCTATTAAATTCTTATTTATGACTGATGACTTTATTTTTTTAGCCAATTGATCTAAATGCATATTACAAGG
This DNA window, taken from Blattabacterium sp. (Nauphoeta cinerea), encodes the following:
- the ilvD gene encoding dihydroxy-acid dehydratase, producing the protein MKKRINDFSRKITKEPNLPAAHAMLYATGMKDSDFCKAQIGIVSNWYEGNPCNMHLDQLAKKIKSSVINKNLIGFQFTTIGVSDGITMGTLGMRYSLPSRELIADSIETVVDSHHYDGIIAIPGCDKNIPGVMIALLRLNRPSIIVYGGSISSGYYNGKKLDVVSSFEALGKKNTCQITENEYKNIVKNSCPGPGACGGMYTANTMASAFEAMGMMLPYSSSSPSTSKNKKIECKEVSIYIENLLKKGIKPKDIVTKTSIENGVKLAMCLGGSTNLVLHFLAIAKSANINFSLKDFQKISNQIPIIGNLKPSGIFLMEDIHMYVGGMPIIIKYLLNEGILSGDCLTVTGKTLFENMKNIPDITFNQKIIYPIDNPIKKNGHIRILYGNLSPQGSVAKITGKEGTIFRGIANVFDSEEEANQAILNNKILPGSVIVIRYVGPIGGPGMPEMLKPTSYIMGSGLGKKVALITDGRFSGGSHGFVVGHITPEAQSGGLIALVQNNDFIKIDTENNTMTLEVEDEEIQKRRRSWVPPLLKVQKGYLHKYTKMVSPASTGCITDQF